The Tessaracoccus flavus genome includes the window TCCGCCGCGCCAACGCTGACGACACCGATGTTGAGGCCGCCCTCGACGCAGCCGATCTCGAGATCATCGCCGGGCGCTACCAGGAGGCGTTCGACCGGCTCCTCGAGCTCGCCGGCCGGGTCGGGCCGGACCAGCGCGACCCGATCCGGCTGCGGATGCTCGAGCTGTTCGAGGTGGTCGGCCGCACCGATCCCGCGGTGCTCAAGGCGCGTCGTCGGCTGTCGTCGGTGCTCTTCTGACCTGAACCGGAGCCGGATCGCTAAGCTGAGGCCATGGCACACGAGCGCGCCGGCCAGCTGGCCCAGGAATCGGATCTGATCAACGTCGACGAGGTCATCGCGGCCTACTACGACCGCTCCCCCGACCCGTCGAATCCCGACGAGATGGTGGTCTTCGGCACGTCGGGCCATCGCGGCTCGTCGCTGGACACGGCCTTCAACGAGGCGCACATCGCCGCCACCACCCAGGCGATCATCGAGTACCGGGCCGCCCAGGGCACCACCGGTCCGCTGTTCATCGGCAAGGACACCCATGCACTCTCGCTGCCCGCGTGGAAGACGGCGCTCGAAGTCCTGCACGCCAACGGCATCGATGTGCTGGCGGAGCGGGATGACGAGTACACGCCGACGCCCGCAGTGTCCCGCGCGATCATCCGCCACAACCTCGGCGACGGCGCACGCGCCGACGGCATCGTCGTCACGCCCTCCCACAACCCCCCGCGCGACGGGGGCTTCAAGTACAACCCACCCAGCGGCGGCCCCGCCGACTCCGACGCGACGAAGGTGATCGCCGCCAGGGCCAACGAGTTGCTGGGCGACCTGTCGTCGATCCGGCGCACGTCGTACGAGCGGATCGCCGGCGAGATCACGCGCTACGACTACCGAACGCCCTACTGCGACGAACTCTCCACCGCGCTCAACTTCGATGCGATCCGCGGGGCTGGCCTCCGCCACGGGGCGGACCCGATGGGCGGGGCCGCCGTCCAGTACTGGGACTACCTCGCCGACCAGGGCCTCGGTATCGAGGTGGTCAACCCCGCCGTCGATCCGACGTGGCGGTTCATGACGCTCGACACGGACGGCAAGATCCGCATGGACTGCTCGTCGCCCAACGCGATGGCCTCCCTGGTGGGCAGCCGTGACCGCTACACGGTGGCCACCGGCAACGACGCCGACGCCGACCGGCACGGCATCGTCACCCCCGACGCGGGCCTGATGAACCCGAACGCCTACCTCGCGGTGGCGATCAGCTACCTGTTCGCCAATCGTCCCGGGTGGGCACCGGACGCCGGCATCGGCAAGACGCTGGTGTCGAGTTCCCTCATCGACAAGGTGGCGGCGAAGCTCGGACGCCGGCTCGTGGAGGTGCCCGTCGGTTTCAAGTGGTTCGTCCCGGGACTCACCGACGGCTCGATCGGCTTCGGCGGCGAGGAGTCCGCCGGGGCGTCGTTCCTCACCCTTGCAGGCCGGACGTGGACGACCGACAAGGACGGCATTCTGCTGGCGCTGCTCGCCTCCGAGATCATCGCGGTCACGGGGAAGACCCCCAGCGAGCACTACGCCGACCTCGAGGCGGAGTTCGGGACGTCCTACTACGCACGCGTGGACGCCGACGCCACCCGCGACCAGAAGGCGCGCCTGTCTCAGCTCGGCGCCGACGACGTCACGGTGACCGAGCTCGCCGGTGAGCCGATCACCGCCGTCCTGTCGCACGCCCCCGGTAACGGCGCCGCCATCGGCGGCGTCAAGGTGACCACCGAGTCGGCCTGGTTCGCGGCCCGTCCCTCCGGCACGGAGGACAAGTACAAGATCTACGCCGAATCCCTCAAGGG containing:
- the pgm gene encoding phosphoglucomutase (alpha-D-glucose-1,6-bisphosphate-dependent); translation: MAHERAGQLAQESDLINVDEVIAAYYDRSPDPSNPDEMVVFGTSGHRGSSLDTAFNEAHIAATTQAIIEYRAAQGTTGPLFIGKDTHALSLPAWKTALEVLHANGIDVLAERDDEYTPTPAVSRAIIRHNLGDGARADGIVVTPSHNPPRDGGFKYNPPSGGPADSDATKVIAARANELLGDLSSIRRTSYERIAGEITRYDYRTPYCDELSTALNFDAIRGAGLRHGADPMGGAAVQYWDYLADQGLGIEVVNPAVDPTWRFMTLDTDGKIRMDCSSPNAMASLVGSRDRYTVATGNDADADRHGIVTPDAGLMNPNAYLAVAISYLFANRPGWAPDAGIGKTLVSSSLIDKVAAKLGRRLVEVPVGFKWFVPGLTDGSIGFGGEESAGASFLTLAGRTWTTDKDGILLALLASEIIAVTGKTPSEHYADLEAEFGTSYYARVDADATRDQKARLSQLGADDVTVTELAGEPITAVLSHAPGNGAAIGGVKVTTESAWFAARPSGTEDKYKIYAESLKGEQHLREVQEAAKALVDTALGA